The Bacteroidota bacterium genome has a window encoding:
- a CDS encoding LytTR family transcriptional regulator — protein sequence MFRLLNQPYPREENPLKRLRFVSISAVIVFLFLWVFRPFGIDRVEVESLDLFIAGYGLVTFLVAGLLVVVVPILIPAWFQESGWTIGKNILFYTILITGIGLGNTFYTAKVLGKHVGPEGFLFFQISTLSVGAVVASMFTLLRYTRNLRFHEAEAKSLDQELHDQAVPATGETIVLTAENGKESLSLKLDDLLFIESADNYSSVCYREGKQLRRQLLRGSLRMLEQQLSGTSIVRCHRSYLVNLRSVRRITGNSQGYRAHFEGLEDGIPVSRKAGPELHRYFRRS from the coding sequence ATGTTCCGGTTGTTGAACCAGCCCTACCCGCGCGAAGAGAACCCGCTGAAGCGACTGCGATTCGTCTCGATCAGTGCCGTCATCGTTTTCCTATTCCTCTGGGTCTTCCGGCCTTTTGGTATCGACCGGGTGGAAGTGGAGTCGCTCGATCTGTTCATAGCCGGTTACGGACTTGTTACCTTCCTGGTAGCAGGACTACTGGTCGTGGTGGTTCCCATCTTGATTCCGGCCTGGTTTCAGGAATCCGGATGGACCATTGGCAAGAACATCCTGTTCTATACCATCCTGATCACCGGCATCGGACTTGGGAATACCTTTTACACCGCAAAGGTTCTTGGCAAACACGTCGGACCGGAAGGATTCCTCTTCTTCCAGATCAGCACCTTATCGGTCGGAGCGGTCGTGGCTTCCATGTTCACGCTTCTCCGGTATACCCGGAATCTCCGCTTCCATGAAGCTGAAGCGAAGTCCTTGGATCAGGAACTGCACGATCAAGCCGTACCTGCGACTGGTGAAACAATCGTGTTAACCGCGGAAAATGGGAAAGAGAGCCTGAGCCTGAAGCTGGACGATCTGTTGTTTATCGAATCCGCAGACAATTATTCCTCGGTTTGTTATCGGGAAGGGAAACAGCTGCGGCGCCAGTTGCTGCGGGGAAGTCTTCGGATGTTGGAACAGCAGTTAAGTGGTACTTCCATCGTGCGGTGTCATCGTTCTTATCTCGTCAATCTCCGATCAGTCCGACGCATCACCGGCAACTCGCAGGGTTATCGGGCACATTTTGAAGGCCTGGAAGATGGCATACCGGTGTCCAGAAAGGCAGGTCCCGAATTGCACCGTTACTTTCGGAGGTCTTGA
- a CDS encoding deoxyhypusine synthase family protein, with the protein MNRGPISQFMEKHYLHFNAAAMVDAAKGYEKHLLEGGKMMVTLAGAMSTAELGKSLAEMIRQGKVDIISCTGANLEEDLMNLVAHHSYKRVPNYRDLTPQDEWDLLENHFNRVTDTCIPEEEAFRRLQKHIHEVWKSAEDKGERYFPHEYMYKLLLSGALEQYYEIDPRDSWMLAAAQKNIPIVVPGWEDSTMGNIFASYVIKNELKASTMKSGIEYMVWLSDWYRKNSSGKGVGFFQIGGGIAGDFPICVVPMMYQDLEWHDVPLWSYFCQISDSTTSFGSYSGAVPNEKITWGKLGIDTPKFIVESDATIVAPLIFAWVLGW; encoded by the coding sequence ATGAATCGCGGACCGATCTCCCAGTTCATGGAGAAACACTATCTCCATTTCAATGCCGCCGCCATGGTGGATGCTGCCAAGGGGTATGAAAAACACCTGCTCGAAGGCGGTAAAATGATGGTTACACTCGCCGGCGCCATGTCGACGGCAGAACTAGGCAAATCACTTGCTGAAATGATCCGACAGGGCAAGGTGGACATCATCTCGTGTACCGGGGCCAACCTGGAAGAAGACCTGATGAACCTGGTGGCCCATCATTCCTATAAGCGTGTACCCAATTATCGTGACCTGACGCCGCAGGATGAGTGGGACCTGCTCGAAAACCATTTCAACCGGGTGACCGATACCTGCATTCCGGAAGAGGAAGCATTTCGTCGTTTACAAAAGCACATCCACGAAGTGTGGAAGAGCGCCGAGGACAAGGGTGAGCGTTATTTTCCGCACGAGTATATGTATAAGCTGCTGCTCTCCGGCGCGCTTGAACAATACTATGAGATCGATCCGCGTGATTCCTGGATGCTGGCCGCCGCTCAGAAGAATATCCCGATCGTAGTTCCCGGATGGGAAGACTCGACAATGGGCAATATCTTCGCTTCGTACGTGATCAAGAACGAGCTGAAGGCGTCGACCATGAAGAGCGGCATCGAGTACATGGTATGGCTGTCGGACTGGTACCGCAAGAACTCCTCGGGCAAAGGCGTCGGCTTTTTCCAGATAGGAGGCGGAATTGCCGGTGATTTTCCGATTTGCGTGGTGCCCATGATGTACCAGGATCTGGAATGGCACGACGTGCCCCTGTGGAGCTACTTCTGTCAGATCAGCGATTCAACGACCAGCTTTGGTTCCTATTCAGGCGCTGTCCCGAACGAGAAGATCACCTGGGGTAAACTGGGGATCGATACTCCCAAGTTCATCGTGGAAAGTGATGCGACCATCGTTGCTCCCTTGATTTTTGCCTGGGTGCTCGGTTGGTGA
- a CDS encoding TonB-dependent receptor, with product MKRRILLLPFLLLLPFLSLAQQAVLSGTIRDESNQPVTGANVSLKGTNFQMVTDSLGGFRFDKVPFGDYQLEIKRVDFAPVSQPVKVDAPESFFGTILTGVNNEVTVNNADNIPTVSLNDEEVKESSSTSVASVLSAARDPFVSAATFNFSAARFRIRGYDDENFLTLMNGVPMQDLATGRTMYNTWSGLNDVMRSRENSIGLSAAPFTFGGVGGAYHIDSRASKQRRQLSVGYAASNRAYENRFMVTYGSGIMNKGWAYSLSYSRRWAEEGFVPGTFYDGHAYYAAVEKMIGDKHSISLTGFGSSVINGRGGSAIREMYDIAGTNYYNPNWGYQNGEKRNAVVGNNHQPVIILSHEWKIDDKANVQTSIGYTFGKTRLSGMDWFNAADPRPDYYRRLPSFDPNYGEDPAAYAEYKAQIDALLRNNEEERQIKWDQLYAANAMADTNFNGTTGKWSKYIIGDRVTDNKRLFANMIYNRVMSDHVTLDAGLQYLTQTSEYYREVNDLLGGDFYVDLNQFAELSNPNDSAAAQNDLDNPNRILKEGDKYQYDYVAHINRAGAWFQSTFKYDRMDYFLALNLSSTSFFREGKVRSGIFSDNSLGDSEKQNFFNYGFKGGATYKYNGRNYFFANAAYMTRAPYFDNVFISPRTRNEIVKDLTDEKVFSTEAGYLLKAPRIKGKAVAYYTQFMDATDSKIFYHEDFRNFVTYTLTNIDRRHVGVEIAVEAALGKGFSANAVAAVGQHVYSDRPIGTAALDNADSLLVENETLYMKNLRVSNGAQSAYSFGLTYRSRRFWFVNANLNYFDNLYIDANPVRRTLAALDLVNEGDALWKQILQQEKTEGQFTLDLSGGWSWRLNNKFKDLKRQTFLVLNLGVSNVLNNQDLVTGGFEQLRYDFADKNVNKFPTRYTYAFGTTFFANIVLRIN from the coding sequence ATGAAACGAAGGATACTCCTTCTTCCCTTCCTGCTCCTGTTGCCGTTCCTATCCCTGGCACAGCAGGCGGTTCTGTCCGGAACCATCCGTGACGAAAGCAACCAACCCGTTACCGGAGCCAATGTTTCGCTGAAAGGAACAAACTTCCAAATGGTTACCGATTCACTCGGCGGATTCCGCTTCGACAAGGTGCCATTCGGCGATTACCAATTGGAAATCAAGCGGGTCGATTTCGCGCCGGTCAGCCAACCCGTCAAGGTGGATGCACCGGAATCCTTCTTCGGAACGATCCTCACCGGCGTTAACAACGAAGTGACGGTCAACAATGCCGACAACATCCCTACGGTGTCGCTGAACGACGAAGAGGTGAAAGAATCCTCCTCGACTTCCGTGGCCAGCGTCCTGAGCGCGGCTCGTGATCCGTTCGTCTCCGCGGCGACCTTCAACTTCAGTGCCGCCCGATTCCGGATTCGCGGCTACGACGACGAGAACTTCCTGACACTCATGAACGGCGTTCCCATGCAGGATCTCGCCACCGGTCGCACGATGTATAACACCTGGAGCGGTCTCAACGATGTGATGCGCAGCCGGGAAAACTCCATCGGACTTTCCGCCGCGCCTTTCACATTCGGCGGTGTAGGTGGAGCCTACCACATCGACAGCCGTGCCTCGAAGCAGCGCCGCCAGCTTTCGGTCGGTTACGCCGCGTCCAATCGCGCCTATGAGAACCGCTTCATGGTAACCTACGGTTCCGGCATCATGAACAAGGGTTGGGCCTACTCCCTCTCCTATTCCCGCCGCTGGGCAGAGGAAGGATTCGTTCCCGGAACGTTCTACGACGGACACGCCTACTATGCAGCGGTCGAGAAGATGATCGGCGACAAGCATTCGATCTCGCTTACCGGTTTCGGCTCCAGCGTCATCAATGGCCGGGGCGGTTCCGCCATTCGGGAGATGTACGATATCGCCGGCACCAACTATTACAACCCGAACTGGGGTTATCAGAATGGTGAAAAGCGCAACGCAGTCGTGGGCAACAACCACCAGCCGGTGATCATTCTCTCCCACGAGTGGAAGATCGACGACAAGGCGAACGTCCAGACTTCGATCGGCTACACCTTCGGCAAGACGCGGCTTTCGGGCATGGACTGGTTCAACGCCGCTGACCCGCGTCCCGATTACTACCGCCGCCTCCCCTCCTTCGATCCGAACTACGGCGAAGATCCCGCAGCCTATGCCGAGTACAAGGCCCAGATCGACGCGCTGCTTCGTAACAACGAGGAAGAACGTCAGATCAAATGGGACCAGTTGTACGCCGCCAACGCGATGGCGGACACCAACTTCAACGGTACCACGGGTAAATGGTCGAAATACATCATCGGCGATCGCGTGACCGACAACAAACGCCTGTTCGCCAACATGATCTACAACCGTGTGATGAGTGACCACGTCACCCTCGACGCGGGCTTGCAGTACCTCACGCAGACTTCCGAGTATTACCGCGAAGTCAACGACCTGCTCGGAGGCGACTTTTACGTTGACCTCAACCAGTTCGCCGAATTGTCAAATCCGAACGATTCCGCCGCAGCACAAAACGACCTGGACAACCCGAACCGCATCCTGAAAGAAGGCGACAAGTACCAATACGACTACGTCGCGCACATCAACCGCGCCGGTGCCTGGTTCCAGTCGACCTTCAAGTACGACCGGATGGATTACTTCCTGGCGCTGAATCTTTCCTCCACCTCCTTCTTCCGTGAAGGAAAGGTCCGCAGCGGCATTTTTTCCGACAACTCGCTAGGCGACTCGGAGAAACAGAATTTCTTCAACTATGGTTTCAAGGGCGGTGCCACTTACAAGTACAACGGCCGGAACTATTTCTTCGCCAACGCGGCCTACATGACCCGCGCGCCTTATTTCGACAACGTCTTCATCTCTCCCCGTACCCGCAACGAGATCGTGAAGGACCTGACCGACGAGAAGGTCTTCTCTACGGAAGCCGGTTACCTGCTGAAAGCACCTCGGATCAAGGGTAAAGCCGTTGCGTACTACACGCAATTCATGGACGCTACCGACTCCAAGATCTTCTACCACGAAGACTTCCGCAACTTCGTGACCTATACGTTGACCAACATCGATCGCCGTCACGTCGGCGTTGAGATCGCGGTGGAAGCGGCGCTGGGCAAAGGATTCAGCGCGAATGCGGTGGCCGCCGTCGGCCAGCACGTTTATTCCGATCGCCCGATCGGAACGGCTGCTCTGGATAATGCCGACTCCCTGCTCGTCGAGAATGAGACGCTGTACATGAAGAACCTCCGCGTATCGAACGGTGCCCAAAGCGCCTACAGCTTCGGTCTGACCTATCGTTCCCGCCGCTTCTGGTTCGTGAATGCCAACCTGAATTACTTCGACAATCTCTACATCGACGCCAACCCGGTTCGCCGGACCCTGGCAGCGCTCGACCTCGTCAACGAAGGCGATGCCTTGTGGAAGCAGATCCTCCAACAGGAAAAAACCGAAGGCCAGTTCACCCTCGACCTTTCGGGCGGCTGGTCCTGGCGGCTGAACAACAAGTTCAAGGATCTCAAGCGCCAGACCTTCCTGGTGTTGAACCTGGGCGTGAGCAACGTACTGAACAACCAGGATCTCGTCACCGGCGGGTTCGAGCAACTACGCTACGACTTCGCCGACAAAAACGTCAACAAATTCCCCACCCGTTACACCTACGCGTTCGGAACGACCTTCTTCGCCAACATCGTCCTGCGCATCAACTAA
- a CDS encoding alpha/beta fold hydrolase encodes MKLFFNKIGEGRPLIILHGLFGLGDNWATIARQLATHGFACYLVDQRNHGRSPHSPDFSYPLMSEDLFELLQDQRISQPILLGHSMGGKTVIRFALDHAGIAIKLIVVDIAPRYYPPHHQAVLAALHAVDFDQMRKRKEVEDMLRNALHEEATVQFLLKNLYWVSDDRLAWRFDLDTLSRSIDSVGDAMPNDRVIETPTLFVRGERSGYITAGDEVEISRHFSTASVVTVPAAGHWVHAENPTGFLEAVLPFLNS; translated from the coding sequence ATGAAGCTTTTCTTCAATAAGATCGGCGAAGGCCGGCCGCTGATCATTCTGCATGGCTTGTTCGGCCTGGGGGATAACTGGGCGACCATCGCTCGTCAATTGGCTACCCATGGATTTGCCTGTTACCTGGTCGACCAGCGAAATCATGGCCGCAGTCCGCACAGTCCGGATTTCAGTTATCCGTTGATGTCAGAAGACCTTTTCGAGTTGCTGCAAGACCAACGAATCAGCCAACCGATCCTGCTCGGACATTCCATGGGCGGCAAGACGGTCATCCGATTTGCATTGGATCATGCGGGGATTGCGATCAAACTCATAGTGGTCGATATCGCTCCGCGTTACTATCCTCCTCACCACCAGGCGGTGTTGGCAGCCTTGCACGCGGTGGATTTTGACCAGATGCGAAAGCGCAAGGAAGTTGAAGACATGCTGCGAAACGCATTGCACGAAGAAGCTACGGTGCAGTTCCTGCTCAAGAATCTTTACTGGGTAAGCGACGACCGGCTCGCCTGGCGATTCGATTTGGATACTCTTTCCCGCTCGATCGACTCGGTTGGCGATGCCATGCCCAACGACCGGGTGATCGAAACCCCGACCTTATTTGTGCGGGGCGAGCGGTCCGGTTATATCACAGCGGGCGATGAAGTGGAGATCAGCCGACATTTTTCCACGGCGAGTGTGGTCACCGTTCCAGCCGCCGGTCATTGGGTCCATGCCGAGAATCCCACAGGCTTTCTGGAAGCCGTTCTCCCCTTTCTGAATTCCTGA
- a CDS encoding pyridoxine 5'-phosphate synthase, protein MTRLSVNINKIATLRNARGGNIPDVVKAAIDIQRFGADGITVHPRPDERHIRRSDVYALREVVTTEFNIEGYPSADFLKLIREVHPEQATLVPDPPDVLTSNAGWDTVRHAAQLKELIAEIKSYGIRTSIFIAPDPAMIEAAAAVGTERIELYTEAYASNFSHDRAAAIAPYAAAAAKAREVGLGINAGHDLSLENLRYFTAGIHGLEEVSIGHALISDALYFGLENTVQLYLRALRGNVDPA, encoded by the coding sequence ATGACCCGGCTCAGCGTCAACATCAACAAGATCGCCACCCTGCGGAACGCGCGGGGCGGAAACATTCCCGACGTGGTGAAGGCCGCGATCGACATCCAGCGTTTCGGCGCCGACGGCATTACTGTTCATCCTCGACCCGACGAGCGGCACATTCGTCGATCCGACGTATATGCGTTGCGTGAAGTGGTTACCACCGAGTTCAACATCGAGGGATATCCATCCGCCGACTTCCTCAAGTTGATCCGTGAGGTCCATCCCGAGCAGGCTACGCTGGTACCCGACCCGCCCGATGTCCTGACATCGAACGCCGGTTGGGACACGGTTCGCCATGCTGCTCAATTGAAAGAGTTGATCGCCGAGATCAAAAGTTACGGCATACGCACTTCAATCTTCATCGCGCCGGATCCGGCAATGATCGAAGCGGCCGCTGCCGTTGGCACGGAACGCATCGAGTTATACACGGAGGCTTATGCTTCCAACTTCTCACACGATCGTGCGGCGGCGATCGCTCCCTACGCGGCGGCGGCGGCGAAAGCCCGGGAGGTAGGCCTCGGCATCAACGCCGGACATGATCTCAGTCTGGAAAACCTGCGATATTTCACAGCAGGCATTCACGGACTGGAAGAGGTTTCCATCGGGCATGCGTTGATCAGCGACGCGCTCTATTTTGGATTGGAGAATACAGTTCAACTTTATTTGCGTGCCTTGCGCGGCAACGTGGACCCTGCATGA
- a CDS encoding CBS domain-containing protein, with protein MIARELVNDSIPPLKLSDTGLKALNWMEEFRVEHLAIVDGVSYIGLISEEDILKLSALDQPLANSKLSLIRPYVRYNQPVFEVVRLMSKDKLTLVPVLDASDHYLGLITLGDVLKHYSDSGIFEDANGVIVLEMSPKDYLLSAIAHLVESENARILSAYVTPNPEHETIDVTIKINQPELTRILSSFTRHGYLVKEHYHQSEFMDDLKSRYDSLMNYLGI; from the coding sequence ATGATCGCGCGCGAACTCGTCAACGACTCGATCCCTCCACTCAAGCTCAGCGATACCGGACTGAAGGCGCTGAACTGGATGGAGGAGTTCCGTGTCGAACATCTGGCGATCGTCGATGGCGTCAGTTATATCGGGCTGATCTCTGAGGAAGACATTTTGAAACTGAGCGCGCTGGACCAGCCGTTGGCCAACTCCAAACTCTCGCTAATCCGCCCTTACGTACGTTACAACCAGCCGGTCTTCGAAGTAGTGCGGCTGATGTCGAAAGACAAGCTCACGCTGGTCCCGGTGCTTGATGCATCCGATCATTATCTCGGCCTCATCACCCTGGGCGATGTCCTGAAACACTACTCGGACAGCGGCATCTTCGAAGACGCCAACGGCGTGATCGTTCTCGAGATGAGTCCGAAGGATTATCTTCTTTCGGCCATTGCCCATCTGGTGGAATCGGAGAACGCGCGGATCCTCTCCGCCTACGTCACGCCCAATCCGGAACACGAGACGATCGACGTGACGATCAAGATCAACCAGCCCGAGCTCACCCGGATCCTTTCTTCCTTTACCCGTCACGGATACCTCGTCAAAGAGCATTACCATCAGAGCGAATTCATGGACGATTTGAAATCACGCTATGATTCGCTCATGAATTACCTGGGCATTTAA